The Anas platyrhynchos isolate ZD024472 breed Pekin duck chromosome 1, IASCAAS_PekinDuck_T2T, whole genome shotgun sequence genomic sequence TATTTTAACAAAAGCTGTTTTACAAAAATGAATTTCCTTGGTCTTATTTTGCCAAAACTATTTTCCCTCAATACTTGAAATCACAACTCAATATATCTGTGCTTACTGTCAGCTGTGCATCGGAACCTCCACTCCCAAATTAAGCTAAAGGATGCTGTGGCTGTTGAGGGGCCAATGAAACAACTCTGCCTGTTTTCTGAGCAAAAGAAAGTACCTATAACAAGATGGATGTTCTAGAAAATTGATTCTTAGTATTTTGGTCCACCATTCCCCCCATCTAGAAACGCAACTCTTACAAGAATCACAGGACTTTGCTTATTCTCTCTGAAATATCCTGCAGTCCTCCTCTGGAAGGTTACAAAATATTATTCACAGCAGTTATTCTCTCTCTGGCCTGGTTgtcatttctgctgttttgtcttGCAGACTTCTTGCCATCACTGAAGAACCTCTTTGGGAATCCAGTTTACATTCTGTATTTGTGTGCAAGTATCCTTCACTTCAATTCTTTAATTGGCATGGTGACATATAAGCCAAAATATATTGAGCAACAGTATGGGCAAACATCTTCAAAAACTAATTTTGTTATAGGTAATGCTATATCTGCTTCTTGATACCCTAAAAATGGACATTTTAGGAGTGgtgtatacatacacacaggGAAAAGTGCTTTTGAGGCTATGTTTATTCTTCTCCTTCTTTATCTGGCTTTTAAGTAGTAGCTTATAGAATGTAAgttatttcatttctgctttagcACTTTTTCGCTCTGAGTTTATCTATGCAAGTGTTACTGTAAAAGATTGCACAACTTGATACTTTATTTACCATTctactggaaatttgaaatgtCTGTACatcacaagagaaaaaaattgaaaagaaaattcattttaaaatacttgacATAAATTTGTCATCAGACAGATCTGTTTCCTTCCTGGCTCCCCATTTATTTCAACGAAATGAAGATCAACTCAGTGCATGCTAAAGGACTGACCATAAGGTAGCTGTGATATTGACAGTGATTTCTTACTTTCTGAAGAGGTTGGTGTTAAATAAAAGGAAGTTAAAGTCATATTAGTGATCACATAATACATGCGTTAAAAGATTAACATTATCTCAGTGCAATGctggtaaaagaaaaacagatatttCTGAATTAACTTTATCTAAGATCCTGTTCCTATTGGAAGTTGATCTCCCAAAACCCCCACGTGGCACAAGAGTGAGAGATGCTGCTTCTGCCAGCATTACTGAGCTTCTGCTCTGCCAGACCCATAGGAGGAAGGTACCTCTCTCAATTAATTGCAGAATCAGCTTTGGGCATTGAGGTGGCCATTTGTTGAGGATGCCTTCAGGATGGTGAACTTCACCACCCAGTTGTTGAACCTACAAGCTTGGATTCAGTTTCTGAGGCCCAGTGATTCAATAGCATTAGACAGCAAAGAGGTTTACATCTATCCAAAATGGAGGGAACTGCTGTGTTTCAGAGCAGCATTAGTTGCGAGGCAACGCAGGTATATATGTGCAGAAAAGCTGTAGTGATCCATTGTGCTATGTTAATTCTTTAAAGATAGAGGCTGGAATTTCCTGGCACAGCACCCCTAAAAGCAAGGAGAAATCTTCAAGCATAGGCAATGGCCAGAAAAAGTCCTGAAAACAATCCCTACATTCAGTACAGTACTTCTCATTGTATTTACAGATTTTCTGGAGCTAAGCTTTCAGGTATGTGCAAACTGAGTGAGGATTAAGATCCATCTGATTTCACAAGCATAGGGACTATATCCAACAGGGAATGTATGATGGCTTGGCTAGGGAAGGGTTCTGGCTGAGTGACCATCCCTGCAACAAgggttttttccttcctccctttcctttctttttcaatcTGTTCTTGCTAAGAAAGCTGAGAGCTTGCTAGTACTATAAGTGCCtatttcccctccccttcattttttctttttgtttttgcaatttTTATCACTATCTATTTGATGAATATCAGAACTGTCAGAGCAATTTGAAGCActgtaacaaaaccaaaaacctgcTGGGGGCTCGAAGAGGGCATTTTTTGTTAGTCACAAATGAAGGAACATACCAGAAAGTAAAAGGGTACCTGCTGTGTTTGTAtggctttctttaaatatatacacagtGTTGCTTTCCATGAAGCCAGTGACAAGCAGTAGAGCGATCTGTAAGGCTATGAAACAGATGTATGGATAAAAGGGGTGCATATGAATGGGCAAGCAGGGTGTGTGTACTTTCTGATGTACACAGCTCTCACAATCAGTCAGAGTCTTCTCTTACAAGCAAAAGAGGGCAGGAAAAGCTGCAGCATCAAAGTGTTTGGATAGGGCACCCACATGCAGTTATCTAGTGACTCTTCATTTACATATGCTGCACTTTGAATGCCACTCCTGAAATCCCCTGAAGTATAATTTCCACGTGCGTGCAGATGAAAAATGATGCTCTTGAAATCTTGCTCATTGAAAAATGCTGGTGTCTTGAAACTTAGCAGTAACAGAACAAGGCTCCCATGCTTGCCAAGGTACTGACTTATGGTTTTGCTAGATGGAAAAAGGCTTTTCCTAACATCAAGCATACATTTCTTCTAAGCACTGTTTTTTCCATGTGTGCAGATGGATCAAACACTGGCTTGAGAGAGAAATTCAAGGGATCCCTGTGCACTTCCTAGCAGGGAGATTAGAGTCCTGTGTCATGATCTTGTGTATTACATCAAGTCATGTTAAATCATGTTTCAAAACCTCTGGCcccctgaggaaaaaaataaaaaatcatcaactTCATTTGCTATTTGAATGCATTTATGCTTTTgtacttgcttttgttttgtatgcTTACTCAACTCAGCACCAGTAGGTGTCAGCATGAATTAAAAGCTGCAAAAGGCATACATATCCCCGTGCAAGTGGAATTTAATGTGCTTGACTGTGTTCTTCTTTTACAGTGCTCTCTATTTATATCTTTTTTACATGTACTTGAAGAGACTTTTTTTCGGTCTTGTCCATGTCTATCAATATGGACACTGCTTTGAGCCGAACTGTTCCAGTAAGGATTAATGGTCACCCTATTTTATGTATTCACTGCCTTTTCGCGTATTTCCTTGAAGCCTGTTACAAGAAGACTGCCCAGAGGGTGAATGTATATTTTTGCTGTGGCAACACTCACCCAAGGGAACATTTCAACAAACCTGGAGGAATACACTAAAAGTCCTGTGTATGGAGAAGATGGTATATTGCTGGCTCTCTCCCTCTTGGGAGATCTCCCTAGGAGATCATTGGTTTCATGGttcagtaaaaacagaaaaagtaggTCTTTCTCCAGATGCGCTAACACTAGGTAGAACTGAATTCCCACTAGGAATGAGGAGTTTGGGCTCCTCCTGCCAGTGGATGAGGGAAGAGAAGCTGACCTCCTCAGAGTGGGACAGCTCCAGAGCATGGCCCTTGCTGCTCCTGCTATTGCTCCATAGTGAAGGACTCAGATGGGGCCCCAGGGAGGATCTGTGCCTCAAGGAACTGTGGCTGTCTTGGCTGCCCTCAGCAGCATGATGTCCCCAGACAACTTCTCTGAGCCCGGAGCACCTCTCATGAGAAATGACACTAAGAATATTGGAATTAACACTACATGATACATCCACTGACAAACTAGCAATGCAGAAAAGAAAGTAGAAGATCATTGCCTAGACCTTATATAAAATAGGATCAATAATAATCTGTCTCTCAAAGAACTGGCAAAGCTGCATTTCCCTAGGAACAAGTTAAAAGCAGTCCCAGCATGTTCGCAGGAACAATCCAAATctgaacaataaataaataaataaatggcccAGCTTGAACATGTGTAATATTTTGCTTCTTCATGTTaccactgctgctgtttttgtggCTGAGGAAGACAGTCCTTAGAGATGGGATATTCACTAATACAGattctttctgtttaatttcaGGTCTTATCAACATTCCTGCTGTGGCCTTTGGCATATTCTCTGGGGGACTGATCATGAAGAAATTCAGAATCAGTGTTTTAGGGGCTGCAAAACTCTCCCTGGGATCATCTTTCTTTGGTTACCTGCTGCTCCTCTCTTTATTTGCGATGGGCTGTGAGAACTCAGATGTGGCCGGACTGACTGTGTCCTACCATGGGTATGCTGGGAAGAGCAAACTTCAGCATAAAGTGCTACTGAGAAGCAAACTCCTTGGTCATTGTATTCCACAAAGTATATATTGTTGAAAAAAGAATGACTGACCTAAATATGCTTCCCAGAAATGTGATTCAAAATGGAGGAAACTATTCCATCTATTCCATTGGGCATTGTGTCAGAACCCGTTTGTAATTGCTGCCTTCAACTCAGAGAGTTTTATGCCACAAGTGcagattatttttctgattactttttaattattattgccATGGGACTCATCCTTTCAAGCTAGAGATTCCTGGAAACATGAGGAGCTCAGCAGGGGAGTGAGATTCAATTAATTGTTCCTTGCTTTTGCATGCTGCTGAACAACCCATGATGTTTAATAGCCTCCAAACTTAAGTATTCATGAATTAACTGTGACATTATCTATGACATACACCTGAGGCTAGCCCTCCTATtacagccccagcagctgcttggctgctgagctcagcagcagctggctaAAGGTGCAGATAAAACTGTCCTGCAATGTAACAGCTCCATTGGATAAATACCATTGGATATCCATTGGATAAATACCATTCTGATTGTTTCCCCATCAACTTTTGCAGTGATGTAAGAGTAACTCACTCCCCTCTTTGGCTCTGGAAtaatcaagcttttttttttctttttctttttttttttttcccccaccagtttttttgttataaatgcatcaagcctcagaaaatcagaaaactgcAATCTTATAAAATATGAGAAAATGCATGAATAGAAATTGTTAGCTGTCCGCCCTTAACAGAGTAATTACCATCTCACAGTAGACATGTGATATTGAAATAGTCATGTGAGGAAATCCTTTTGATCACTGAGAAAGAAGAATTTACCCTCCTGTGTGGATAAGAAGAGACAACACTGTAATGGGCTAAAGACACAAGGCCTGGCCAGGTGCACctggcagaaagcaaaacttATGAGTTGATAATGATTTCTTCCACATCTGCCAGAAAACATCATCATGATTCCTTTTTTCCACAGAACCAAGCAGATGTCTGGATATGAGCAAGGCCTGTTCTCAGACTGCAACTCAGACTGCATGTGCTCCCAAAATGACTGGGATCCCATCTGTGGGGAAAATGGCATTACCTATGTTTCTGCTTGTCTCGCTGGCTGTCAGGCATCCAACGGAAGTGGGAAAAACACTGTGAGAGCTTTTCATTTCTATATGTGATGTGGTAACTTTCCTATTATAACTAATTCTGTCAGAGTGAGCAAACTAAAATTGAGTAAGGCACATCCCATCCAGACATAAACTCCTGAGGTTTTTAGCAATCTATCATCCATGTTCAAAACTCTCTCAACTACTGTTTCCTGTAGAAATCCCAAGCGGAGAATGTAGGAGGCTTTTTTAGCTGTTGGCTAccaaaaacacatacaaaaaaaaaatctaaatacatTCATCAAATGTagtatttctttatatataaaattctcCTTCCTGTTGAAAAATCTTTTCCAGTTTGGATTTAAATTTTTGGCTAACTGGAAAAGTATGATGTGCGGTTCCCAAGCATTcgcttccctgctgctttggctATCATACAGTTTCACCTGCTGTTTTCCAGGTATTTTTTAACTGCAGCTGTGTAGGAATTTTAGAATCTCCTTCAAGAAGCTCCTCAGCTGTGATGGGACCATGTCAAAAAGGAAATGAGTGtccaaaaatgtttctgtatttcctgGTAACATCAGTTATTACTTCATATACTTTGTCAATAGGTGGCACACCTGGATACATGCTTCTTCTAAGGTAAGCAATCATTATTTCTGCTAGCATGTTTTCAGGGTGTTTTGATACTGTACCTACTTCCATTTGCTAGTAGAGTGAAATGTTTTCAGCTATGTGAAGtggcttttaaattattttttcacttatCAACAGGCATCCTCATAATTTGACAATGAGTTTTCTACCATTGATACAACGTGACTACGATTATCTCTGCCTGCTATACATTTCTAGTTTTAAAGGTGATATAGGAGGCCTAGCTGTCATTTCATATATATCAAGTTCCACTTCCCTTAATGCCTTTTACATTACCAGAATAGTGTTATATGACTGCTGCATGAATGGAAAGTAGCTCTCTAGTATACTCATAGGTAGCTGGTTTTCCTGATTTGCTATGGATTTCAACATACAAGGTAGAAAGAGATGACTTAACCCAAACCTTCCATATAcactcacctctccctctcAAGTCTGTAGTATTATTCCACATAATTATGTCCCAGATTTgtatctaaaataaataaataaataaataaacgtaTCTATCTGTTTCTGCTGTAACATTCACAGCTTTATTAAAAGTTATTCCCAAAGGATTGTTCCACTACGTACTTATCTGCTGGATCTATTTGCCCATCACAAAGTATAAACTTTTAAACTAATTTCAGAaagtgcaaaataaatataatacttCCAGTGATTAATCTGGATTTTTGTCAGCTTCTTGCAAATTTTGGATTTTAAGTACTGCTCTGCTATGTCTTGGAAAGCtttctttctcagtttctttCTCCAAATTATTTCCAGATGGGCATGTTCTACTtctcaaacaaaacaacagtaaaTACTCTCTAAATAAGCTTTATTGTCATTGTGCTTTCTTACCCCaaaattttctttgcttttgaattAAATTTTCTGGAACTGTCTCAGTGCCAGTGTCTTTATGACTGCATGGTAAAAGATAGTGCTAAAACTGGCTGAATATAGACTATATGGAAAGAACTAAATAAagacataataaataaatataaataaatattaaataataaataaataaaataaaaataaataaataaataaataaaaatatatagataataaataaataaataaattcagctgTGATTCCAGCACAACCCTTGAGCCAGAAGCAATATTCACACAGAGACTTACAGAAATGGTTGAAGTGAGGATGTTTTTCCACTGCCCTCCACAAACACCACCAGTAAGGTTTATGCTTTAAACCTATACACTGCACAGCTTTCCCCACCCACCGTGGAGCATGTTGCATTGAgtactgcaaaaacacatggTGTCTCTCCAAGGAGTAACAGCAGGAAGAATAATCATGTTAAAATCCAGTTGAGACTTTGTATACTGAAGCTTATACACCATTGAAAACTATGCACCAAGAGGAGGATGCTTAGCAAGTTGAGAGCTTGTGGTTGCTCCTAGCCCAGCGGGAATTTTTGTTGTATAAAAGAGGTCAGGGATTCAgtttctttcccatttctcccCACATGACGTTTACCTTCTATGAATAAAACACGTTGCTGGGAATGTACAGCTGTGGTATCACAAAGGGCCTTGGCACTATTGTTGTCGTGATCAACCTCCAGCTCTCTGTCTTGTCTCCACTGCAGAAATGTATGGGAGGAAATGCTCATAGCTGAAGACTTGTGAGCTTAAATCACACAGAGTTGCCTGCACTTAACTACTTGCTCCCAGGGGACTGACTGCCTAATGGATGTATTTAGAAAAGTTTAGAGAGATTTTTCAATAGCAatccaaaacattttgttatATGAAAGGTGCAAACCAGCTTTAGTAGTTCTGCTCCAGTAGTCTTTATTTCTGttgaaattcattttactttgaGAGCCACTTAATTGAAACTGAGAAGTTATGTGTTTTTCTGCTGGATTAAAGGCATCAGAATCTGATGAGCAGCTAACTAAAATACGTTTCCGTAAGTtcaatccactttttttttcttctttttattgttcTCTGCAAATGACCTGTGGGCATAAATCCATTTTAAGCTCATGCTTGCTTTCCTGAAGTCCATCACTGACTGGCTTTCCCTGAAAATCTGTCTGAGCTGTGTGAAAGTGTGCTTCTCTTCCCTAAAAGAAAACTCTGAAAACAAATAGTGCCAAGGTCTAATTGCAGACTTCATTTAAGTTAATTTTTGCCAGTTATCTGTTTGTAAAATTGTTCCATATTGTCAGATCTGATAAAATTCCATAACTTGAGCAATTTGCTAATTTGAGATGAGCAGATATTGTTGCACCTGCCATGGAGCAAAATACAGTTAAATCCCTCAAATTCTGTAAGATTTAGTGGCATATACTTTAGGGGTTTACATGACTGGAATCAGTGAAATACACTTGCAGCGAGTGACAGccattttctgaaatgtctttttagTGGCATTAAGCTAATTACAATTGCCAAGGAGCCTGGGAAAGACCTTAagtttttgagggaaaaaaaaaaaaaaacgaattCAGATAGCTGTTGATTAAGCACAAGCTATTAATAGAAGGTGATTAGGCAGTGAAAATGGAGTCTCAGATCTCCCTGAAAGGTTTGGCTCTCACTTAGGGTCTCGAAGAATTACAGTTTCTGTGGAAAGGTATTACAAATGCTTGAACATTCATCTTTTtccatctgggaaaaaaaaaaaaagaatataaaatctACAAAACACATAACAAATctatgttttggttttattttccagtttttcctTTCTATGCTCTCACACTTGGTTAAAAGGGCTTCTAGACAGAGGCTTGCTTGTGTAGCATGGCCATGTGTAGCATGGCAGAGACACCATggaaggtgtctctgcccatggcagaggggttggaattagatgatctttaaggttccttccaacccaaaccattctgtgacacTATTATTCTATGATCAGGTAAGAGGGCAAAACACTGTTCTTCCAGATCAGTATCATATTACATTCATTTCTGCATAGATGGTGGTGCCGGTGTAAACCATGATGTAGCAGACTGCATGATGATAATCCATAACAGGATATTGGAGAACAAAGCACTTGGGTTACAAAATGAGAGGCACGCAATTATTTTTTGACTGTCAGTACTTTGGTGTCGTTTTCCATACATGTTGTTCTtgtccttttgcttttttactAAATCAATGGAGGATAACCTGAATATTACTTACAGTATGGGTTCTTACTGCTGTCCAGGCAGCTACATTGGGAAATAACAAAACATTACTGTTGGGAAACAAAAGAGCAAGTTCTGCAATGACTTTATTAACATTAAGGGGTGTTCCCAATTACATGAATTTCTGAGTCTATCCTGTTTCAGAGCACATAGACCATACCCCCAAAGTGCTATGTTTAAATCCAAAGTGACAGCTGAATTTCAGCCTGTTTTTATACTGAACAGGATGGCTGAGACAACCGGGCATTTCATCAGTTACCATAATGATTCGCATGTGTTAGTCACCACACATATCAAGCACGTCCCAGTCCAGCCAGGTGACTGGGACCATTCACGTGCTAAAAGTTAAGCAGGTACTCAGGCTCTTGCTGGATTTGGTCTTGCACTGGGTAGTCTGAGTGAAACAACATGCTTGGAGTGGTTCCATATGCACTCGATTGCTAGCATGGACATGAAGAGTAACTGTTCTCCTGCCCACCATGCTCACCCTTCTAGATGAGCCACCTACCCAAGGCTGGAGAGTCATAAAGACTGATGTCTGTGGTGGCCACCACTGCAAGCCCAGAAATGTCAAGATGGAAATGGTCTTGATGTGGTAAATGGTGTGATCCTGCTCCTAGACGTATGGCAGGGAAAGTATTGGGCCTAAATACCTTTTACTTGTCTGGGTCATTAGCCATAATTTCAGGAAATGTTTAATTGAAAGGGACTAGCTAATGACAAATGATTTCACAACCAGTAATCTTGTGCTGTGTTAGTAACTTCAAAGTGCTGGTCTTGTCTGAAAGCTTAAAATGTGATATTGACTATAGATATTTAGAATTCCTTATTTCTGTTATGATTTTAAtcacattatttttatgtatatatatcacattatttatatatttatgtgatTCTGTTGAAGTTGGTGCCATCAAGGAGGAAAAACTTACATATCTTTTCCTCTCATGCTTTCTATTTCTGTTCAAATTATCCACAGTCAATTCTTTATTtaacacttttttgttttttgtttttttttttttaggtgcaTTAAACCACACTTGAAATCATTTGCACTTGGTATCTATACCCTGGCAGTAAGAGTACTTGGTAAGTCCAGTCATACTTATATGTGTTTTAATGTCACTAGTCACTTATCTTAGAATTAAACTGATTGTTGGAAAGAACAGCTTCCAACTGACAAGTTAATAtcatatgattaaaaaaaaaaaaaaaaaaaaggaaaaaggattgGAAGTGGGGTGGAGGGATGCAACTTTGCATTTGTACAACTGCAGGACTTGTCctatgagaagaggctgagagagctgggactgttcagcctggagaagggaatgCTTGGGGGATCTTaccaatgtatataaatacctgaaataaGGGTGCAAACAAGATGGAGGAATACTATTTTTGCTGGTGGCCAGTGCCAGGACAacaggcaatgggcacaaactggaactcAGGAGGTTCCCTCTAAACACCAGGCAAaccttctgtgctgtgtgggagcacaggcacaggctgcccagagaggctgtggggtctctctccttggagatcttcaaaagccacctggacatggtccttaGCAGCCTTCTCTGgatggccctgcttgagcaggggttgggcCAGATGGCCTCCACaggcctcttccaaccttaaccattgtttgattctgtgattctgtgattttgtaattCCTATAACCGTCTTAGTAAAAATAAACTCTGCTACACCCACAGAAGTAGCAAGTGATCCTTTATACCAAGAAGCTAAGAGGAAAATTACTTCTTGTCTCTCCTTATTCAACATTAAGCACAACAGAACAAATATGGCTCAGAATCTGTGATCATTTTTCAGGCATATTTTCATTAGTTTCTGAGGGAATTAATCTAAGTACAAGTGTACCTGAGATTGCAGTTCACTGCAGCCTTGTGGTAAAGCTGTCTACAGATTTTCTCTAACATCAAAGGTGCTGTGAGATGCCAATAAACCGGACACTTGAAAATCTTCTAGGtcttattagaaaaaaataataaatagcaaGAAGCAGGTTGCTTATGTAAATGGAGCAGACTTAGATGCGCTGGTTGAGTCGGATGAAGTGAAATCAAAACAAGCTATTGGTTCCCTTTTCACAACATCTTTGCAGATCAGGTTCTTCCCTCTAGGcttattttcttctccagcagccaTAATTGGATCCCCAGGTTGTCTTCTTCAGCTACCAAAGAAAGGATTTTCCATGTCATCACCCACAAGCATGGCTATTGGTTTGTTCCTGTAGGCTATAGGTTTGCCTCAGTAGGATTTCAAGATACTTGCAGAATACCTGTAGCCCCATTGTAGGCTCCCAGCCCCACTATCTTTCTCCCTTCTTCACCCACCCCTGCTGAGACACAGGATGAACCCCAAACTGGACAGGATCCATTGCTCTAAACAAAGGAGAAATATCTCATTACAGAGCAGTTCTAGAGGATAAGGCAAACAAGCCATAGCATTGACTCTCCTGTTGACTTCAACAGGCTTTTTGATGATCAGCTGCATTTTAGGCCCCATCCTGATTTTTCATAGGGAGTAAAGGAGTATACTTATCTGGGCAAAGCAAGGCATGACTTCTTAAATTAGAAAAGACTGTCAAAGGATCATTGCAATTTGAATGTATAATTTAGTATTTACGTTAACATGCGTCTAAATCAGAACTAGTCACTCTAGAAAGTAATCttcttgcttctgttctttcaTTAAATACACACAGCTGGAATTCCAGCCCCGGTGTATTTTGGAGTGGCAATAGATACCACTTGCCTGAAATGGGGAAGCAAACGATGTGGGGGAAGAGGAGCATGTAGACTCTATCACTCCAGCACACTCAGGTAGCAGCTCTTCTCCATTCGTTCTTTAACttgctttctttacttctatAGCAAGCACTGGTAGGATaatttctgtcagaaaattTGGGTTAAAATTTGATCTTGAATGAAAGAGACTGACCAGCAAAATTAATAATGCTCAGTTTTTAGCACTCTTTTTTGGTTTAGTCTTTTTTTGGTCCATGCTATTTCAATACTAGCTGGAAGTCATTTAATTTTTAGCCAAAATAAGTTCAGATAAAGCCTTAAGTTTCTACTACCCCAACACCATACCCCACCCCAACTTTCTTAGCAACTCTgctaagtgtgtgtgtgtggggggctGTTAAACCTCATCACTGGTCCATTCTGAAGGGTGCTTCAGACCATGCCTGGCTTATCAAAAGGCTAATAAAGCACTTCTCTCTTTATTGATTTATTGCTAGAGGAGAGTAATTGACTGAACTGCATTCCTGAAAGGCATTGCTGCAGTGATAAAAGGACAAAGAGAAGACAGAGAGGACAGGGTTGCTGCTGAGTTCCCCACTTTGGGGTGGGAGGAATATGAGGAGAGAGAACATCTTGTTTTGAAAACTtgaaggaaagaacaaaagCTCATTCGTGACTCATTATTAATAAAGCAGAATAATTCTATTATTGTTGACATTGCAACTCTCATTAATTCCTGAAAACCAAAAATACAACCAAATGTTTTTTGGTATCTCTGATACTGTTTATGagacaaccaaaaaaaataattgcccTGGAATTATTAGCATTATTCTCACTGAAGCACATTGGGAAGAAGGAACTTAGTCAATGCCTGAAAATCTTTCTTGTCCACAGTCCACAAAGTAGCTGACCTGGGTGAGCTGTCATATTTTCATCTCCAGGGTCATCACCTTCCTACCTTTCTTGAACATGTTCTTCACTCAGACTTGCTGCATGGAACTATAATCATGCCCTTGCTGCATTCTACTTGTACATTGCCTTTGAGATAGGCTCTGACTGATCATTTCTTTCTCAGATACATGTACCTGGGGCTGACTTTGGTGTTGGGCACCATGTCCATTTTCTTCAGCGTTGCTGTCCTTTGGGTTCTCCGGAAGAGGTCTGCTCCGCAAGATGAAACCCTCTCAGCCAATGGGGAGAGAGGCACCTGTGTGACAAACAGCAGGAAAGATAATTTCTTCAACAGTGACCATTTAATTCAGACAACTTATTGGCCAGAAAAGGAGACTAGGCTTTAGGAGGACTGAGATCTGCACCATGACGTTATCCAGTGAGTGATCTTCAAGGCAAAAATTCATCATCAGTGAAGCAGCTAGTAGTATCCATCCTGAAAATGTTTGCCATCCTGTAACTTTCTTTGTAAATACCAAAAGCAAAGGATACAGGCTTTTTAGCACAAGTCCATTTAGCACGTCACTGCTCACCATTTGTCCTAAGGAGTTGGTGG encodes the following:
- the SLCO1C1 gene encoding solute carrier organic anion transporter family member 1C1 isoform X5, giving the protein MSAGTFLIAMPQFFMGRYRYERFPSTMNSTVSISPCLQDKSQTPLSALEKSQAKINAGCEKEAGSSMWIYVLLGNLLRGIGETPIQPLGITYIDDYAIEEDAALYIGCVQTLAIIGPIFGFLLGSLCAKLYVDIGFVDLDSLTITHKDVQWVGAWWLGYLIAGAISVVAGIPFWFLPKHLPKPEGRKDSSTSSEQSKFITEDNKEQHKSCHQQVKIGEMAKDFLPSLKNLFGNPVYILYLCASILHFNSLIGMVTYKPKYIEQQYGQTSSKTNFVIGLINIPAVAFGIFSGGLIMKKFRISVLGAAKLSLGSSFFGYLLLLSLFAMGCENSDVAGLTVSYHGTKQMSGYEQGLFSDCNSDCMCSQNDWDPICGENGITYVSACLAGCQASNGSGKNTVFFNCSCVGILESPSRSSSAVMGPCQKGNECPKMFLYFLVTSVITSYTLSIGGTPGYMLLLRCIKPHLKSFALGIYTLAVRVLAGIPAPVYFGVAIDTTCLKWGSKRCGGRGACRLYHSSTLRYMYLGLTLVLGTMSIFFSVAVLWVLRKRSAPQDETLSANGERGTCVTNSRKDNFFNSDHLIQTTYWPEKETRL
- the SLCO1C1 gene encoding solute carrier organic anion transporter family member 1C1 isoform X3 encodes the protein MNVWVGVSGRGSLPRKKGRHHLWRFMLPEAEYTMMEISPKENTQYFSNNTILPVDRSSFKSESSASKEKQSCCGGNLLTIILVSYFGAKLHRPRIIGAGCLIMSAGTFLIAMPQFFMGRYRYERFPSTMNSTVSISPCLQDKSQTPLSALEKSQAKINAGCEKEAGSSMWIYVLLGNLLRGIGETPIQPLGITYIDDYAIEEDAALYIGCVQTLAIIGPIFGFLLGSLCAKLYVDIGFVDLDSLTITHKDVQWVGAWWLGYLIAGAISVVAGIPFWFLPKHLPKPEGRKDSSTSSEQSKFITEDNKEQHKSCHQQVKIGEMAKDFLPSLKNLFGNPVYILYLCASILHFNSLIGMVTYKPKYIEQQYGQTSSKTNFVIGLINIPAVAFGIFSGGLIMKKFRISVLGAAKLSLGSSFFGYLLLLSLFAMGCENSDVAGLTVSYHGTKQMSGYEQGLFSDCNSDCMCSQNDWDPICGENGITYVSACLAGCQASNGSGKNTVFFNCSCVGILESPSRSSSAVMGPCQKGNECPKMFLYFLVTSVITSYTLSIGGTPGYMLLLRCIKPHLKSFALGIYTLAVRVLAGIPAPVYFGVAIDTTCLKWGSKRCGGRGACRLYHSSTLRYMYLGLTLVLGTMSIFFSVAVLWVLRKRSAPQDETLSANGERGTCVTNSRKDNFFNSDHLIQTTYWPEKETRL
- the SLCO1C1 gene encoding solute carrier organic anion transporter family member 1C1 isoform X2; its protein translation is MMEISPKENTQYFSNNTILPVDRSSFKSESSASKEKQSCCGGIKIFLGALSFVYFAKALSGSYLKSTITQIERRFDIPSSLVGVIDGSFEIGNLLTIILVSYFGAKLHRPRIIGAGCLIMSAGTFLIAMPQFFMGRYRYERFPSTMNSTVSISPCLQDKSQTPLSALEKSQAKINAGCEKEAGSSMWIYVLLGNLLRGIGETPIQPLGITYIDDYAIEEDAALYIGCVQTLAIIGPIFGFLLGSLCAKLYVDIGFVDLDSLTITHKDVQWVGAWWLGYLIAGAISVVAGIPFWFLPKHLPKPEGRKDSSTSSEQSKFITEDNKEQHKSCHQQVKIGEMAKDFLPSLKNLFGNPVYILYLCASILHFNSLIGMVTYKPKYIEQQYGQTSSKTNFVIGLINIPAVAFGIFSGGLIMKKFRISVLGAAKLSLGSSFFGYLLLLSLFAMGCENSDVAGLTVSYHGTKQMSGYEQGLFSDCNSDCMCSQNDWDPICGENGITYVSACLAGCQASNGSGKNTVFFNCSCVGILESPSRSSSAVMGPCQKGNECPKMFLYFLVTSVITSYTLSIGGTPGYMLLLRCIKPHLKSFALGIYTLAVRVLAGIPAPVYFGVAIDTTCLKWGSKRCGGRGACRLYHSSTLRYMYLGLTLVLGTMSIFFSVAVLWVLRKRSAPQDETLSANGERGTCVTNSRKDNFFNSDHLIQTTYWPEKETRL